A portion of the Streptomyces sp. NBC_00376 genome contains these proteins:
- the hisF gene encoding imidazole glycerol phosphate synthase subunit HisF, which translates to MSLAVRVIPCLDVDNGRVVKGVNFQNLRDAGDPVEMAKLYDAEGADELTFLDITASSGDRETTYDVVRRTAEQVFIPLTVGGGVRTADDVDKLLRAGADKVGVNTAAIARPDLIREIAERFGRQVLVLSVDARRTPAGTFEVTTHGGRKGTGIDAVEWAHRAAELGAGEILLNSMDADGTKDGYDTEMITAVRKHVTVPVIASGGAGRLADFAPAIEAGADAVLAASVFHFGDLRISEVKDALREAGHPVR; encoded by the coding sequence ATGAGCCTCGCGGTACGCGTCATCCCCTGCCTGGACGTCGACAACGGCCGGGTCGTCAAGGGCGTCAACTTTCAGAACCTGCGCGACGCGGGCGACCCCGTCGAGATGGCGAAGCTGTACGACGCCGAGGGCGCCGACGAGCTGACCTTCCTGGACATCACCGCCTCCAGCGGCGACCGGGAGACCACCTACGACGTGGTGCGCCGCACCGCCGAGCAGGTCTTCATCCCGCTCACGGTCGGCGGCGGCGTCCGCACCGCCGACGACGTCGACAAGCTGCTGCGGGCCGGTGCGGACAAGGTCGGCGTCAACACCGCCGCCATCGCCCGCCCCGACCTCATCCGGGAGATCGCCGAGCGCTTCGGCCGCCAGGTCCTGGTGCTCTCCGTGGACGCCCGGCGCACCCCCGCCGGCACCTTCGAGGTCACCACGCACGGCGGCCGCAAGGGCACCGGCATCGACGCCGTCGAATGGGCGCACCGCGCCGCCGAGCTGGGCGCGGGCGAGATCCTGCTCAACTCGATGGACGCGGACGGCACCAAGGACGGCTACGACACCGAGATGATCACGGCGGTACGGAAGCACGTGACCGTCCCCGTCATCGCCTCCGGCGGTGCCGGCCGGCTCGCGGACTTCGCACCCGCCATCGAGGCGGGCGCCGACGCGGTGCTCGCCGCCTCCGTCTTCCACTTCGGCGATCTGCGGATCTCCGAGGTCAAGGACGCGCTCAGGGAGGCCGGGCACCCGGTCCGCTGA
- a CDS encoding ArsR/SmtB family transcription factor, whose protein sequence is MASKESRRISDLETLKAFGHPLRMRLYRALYIARKATASQLADQVDEAVSLVSYHLRKLADHGLIEEAEQQGKDGRERWWQLASDGLSFHDEDFSDAPELVATHAAVGRLSFDQHVELYRRHLDSAQSWAPEWRSASFSSEYLPRLTAEELAALSREMHELIDRYQEASRAREEAGGSEGREQVALHVYGFPFRT, encoded by the coding sequence ATGGCAAGCAAGGAATCACGCCGGATCTCGGACCTGGAGACCCTGAAGGCGTTCGGTCACCCCCTGCGGATGCGGCTCTACCGGGCGCTCTACATCGCCCGCAAGGCCACCGCGTCCCAACTGGCCGACCAGGTCGACGAGGCGGTCTCGCTCGTCAGCTACCACCTGCGCAAGCTCGCCGACCACGGCCTGATCGAGGAGGCCGAGCAGCAGGGGAAGGACGGCCGTGAACGCTGGTGGCAACTCGCCTCGGACGGGCTGAGCTTCCACGACGAGGACTTCAGTGACGCCCCCGAGCTGGTCGCCACGCACGCCGCCGTCGGCCGGCTCTCCTTCGACCAGCACGTCGAGCTCTACCGCCGCCACCTCGACTCGGCCCAGTCCTGGGCCCCCGAGTGGCGCAGTGCCTCCTTTTCCTCCGAGTACCTGCCCCGGCTCACCGCCGAGGAGCTCGCCGCGCTCTCCCGCGAGATGCACGAGCTGATCGACCGATACCAGGAGGCCAGCCGCGCCCGTGAGGAGGCCGGTGGTTCGGAGGGCCGCGAACAAGTAGCCCTGCACGTGTACGGATTCCCGTTCCGGACCTGA